The Vibrio tasmaniensis genome has a segment encoding these proteins:
- a CDS encoding IS3 family transposase (programmed frameshift) — translation MTTKKTRIKHAPEFKSEALKLAEKVGVAAAARQLSLYESQIYGWRKAVKKDAKISDRERELTTENAKLKRLLAEQAEELDIGKKGRHLLREKSKVDCYEFMLEHLMQYRIVRMAKVFGVSRSGFYYWIDNRHKVTQRNEHRKQLDSKVREVFDDKKERDGARRIQKELEANGNKHDVKTIAASMKRQSLVAKAARKFKCTTDSKHRLPVAPNLLEQDFNATAPNQKWAGDITYLATSEGWMYLAVVIDLYSRQVVGWSMSTRMTAILVCDALSMALFRRGMPEGVIIHSDRGSQYCSKDYRDLISAHNLKQSMSRKGNCWDNACVESFFHSMKVEAVQYEPIMTREEMRQALFEYIEVDYNRTRRHSALGYLSPVNFEKQYVA, via the exons ATGACAACTAAAAAAACACGAATCAAACATGCTCCTGAATTTAAATCCGAAGCACTTAAGTTGGCAGAGAAAGTCGGTGTCGCTGCTGCCGCACGACAGCTATCGTTGTATGAATCTCAAATTTATGGATGGCGTAAAGCCGTCAAAAAAGATGCGAAAATCAGCGATAGAGAAAGGGAACTCACCACTGAAAATGCCAAACTCAAACGGTTATTGGCTGAGCAAGCTGAAGAGCTAGATATCG GTAAAAAAGGCCGCCACCTACTTCGCGAAAAATCTAAAGTAGATTGCTATGAGTTTATGCTCGAACACCTTATGCAATATAGGATTGTCCGTATGGCTAAGGTGTTTGGGGTTTCTCGAAGTGGGTTTTATTATTGGATTGATAATCGCCATAAAGTCACTCAACGCAACGAGCACCGAAAGCAGCTTGACAGCAAAGTTCGAGAAGTCTTTGATGATAAAAAGGAACGTGACGGTGCAAGGCGTATTCAAAAAGAACTTGAGGCAAATGGTAATAAGCACGATGTAAAAACCATTGCCGCGAGCATGAAGCGCCAGAGCTTAGTCGCGAAGGCAGCCCGTAAGTTTAAATGTACGACAGACAGCAAGCATAGGCTTCCTGTTGCCCCGAACTTGCTAGAGCAAGATTTTAATGCGACAGCACCAAACCAAAAATGGGCTGGAGATATTACCTATCTAGCGACAAGCGAAGGTTGGATGTATTTGGCGGTTGTTATCGACTTGTACTCACGGCAAGTAGTTGGTTGGTCAATGAGCACCAGAATGACCGCGATTCTGGTCTGTGATGCGCTATCAATGGCATTGTTCCGTAGAGGCATGCCCGAAGGGGTAATTATCCATAGTGATAGAGGTAGCCAATATTGTTCAAAAGACTACAGAGACTTAATCTCAGCCCATAATCTAAAACAAAGTATGAGTAGGAAGGGAAATTGCTGGGATAACGCCTGTGTTGAAAGCTTTTTCCACTCAATGAAAGTAGAAGCCGTTCAATACGAGCCGATAATGACGCGAGAAGAGATGCGCCAAGCACTTTTTGAATATATCGAAGTTGATTATAATCGAACAAGAAGGCACAGTGCCCTTGGGTATCTAAGTCCAGTTAACTTTGAAAAACAATATGTCGCTTAA
- a CDS encoding phage protein — protein MKYREMSKNYIFRELECQMTKEEVAELCFKTVRTVTGWDEGKPIPPECKRLMRMAKGRELSVSDDWEQFKMLYDSMQLPTGQVVRPQQILAGIALLGIQSELEIKTSTHLLGLARAIAAIKR, from the coding sequence TTGAAGTATCGCGAAATGAGTAAGAATTACATTTTTCGAGAGTTAGAGTGCCAGATGACGAAGGAAGAGGTTGCCGAACTGTGTTTTAAAACTGTGAGGACTGTCACGGGTTGGGATGAAGGAAAACCGATACCACCTGAGTGTAAAAGACTTATGCGTATGGCAAAAGGTCGGGAACTCAGCGTAAGTGATGATTGGGAACAGTTCAAAATGTTATACGACAGTATGCAGCTGCCGACAGGCCAAGTCGTGAGGCCACAACAAATATTAGCAGGGATTGCGCTCTTGGGGATTCAATCTGAATTAGAAATCAAGACTTCAACTCATCTACTTGGACTAGCTAGAGCGATAGCCGCAATAAAGAGATAG